A region from the Chitinophaga sp. Cy-1792 genome encodes:
- a CDS encoding alpha/beta hydrolase fold domain-containing protein encodes MNKHNIIMSENELALRSFLKQEGTPSWQSRFFTGLLRLLPIKRQTATAEAVQRRVRKLALHPPSHKPVGLGAGVNVTLQQFAGWPVYYTSPAAGTPVHHYVVFLHGGGYINEIVKAHWKILGTLTRSTGVHCVVPIYPLAPKGTASKVVPVVGALLRQLLQDAGTAKVTLMGNSAGAGMAVAAAQWLRDNGHPQPFQLLLISPGLDATVSSPEQQQLAATDPIQDIPGMQEGARLYAAELDITHPYVSPLRGDLHGLAPMMIFSGTLDLLYPDSIALATKARAAGVAVELHLRRGQIHNYVALPTPEGKEAMALIMKAVSNKG; translated from the coding sequence ATGAACAAGCATAATATTATCATGAGTGAAAATGAACTGGCATTACGATCGTTCCTGAAGCAGGAGGGAACACCCAGCTGGCAGAGTCGTTTTTTTACCGGTTTATTAAGATTACTTCCCATCAAGCGCCAGACCGCTACGGCGGAGGCAGTACAAAGACGTGTACGTAAACTGGCGCTGCATCCGCCTTCGCATAAACCCGTAGGACTAGGTGCTGGTGTAAACGTAACACTACAACAGTTTGCAGGATGGCCTGTTTATTATACCTCACCTGCTGCCGGCACGCCGGTACATCATTATGTGGTATTCCTGCATGGTGGTGGTTATATTAATGAGATTGTAAAAGCGCACTGGAAAATACTGGGCACACTGACACGCAGTACTGGCGTGCATTGTGTAGTGCCTATCTATCCACTGGCCCCGAAAGGTACTGCCAGCAAAGTGGTGCCGGTAGTAGGCGCGTTACTGCGTCAGTTACTTCAGGATGCCGGCACAGCGAAAGTTACGCTGATGGGGAATTCTGCCGGCGCCGGCATGGCGGTAGCCGCCGCACAGTGGCTCCGCGATAATGGCCATCCACAGCCTTTTCAACTCCTGCTTATTTCACCCGGACTCGATGCCACTGTGAGTAGCCCTGAACAACAGCAGCTCGCAGCAACAGACCCAATTCAGGATATTCCGGGTATGCAGGAAGGGGCACGATTATACGCTGCTGAACTGGATATCACACATCCTTATGTGAGTCCGTTGAGAGGTGACCTGCATGGACTTGCACCCATGATGATATTCTCAGGTACTTTGGATTTATTGTATCCGGATAGTATAGCATTGGCTACAAAGGCCAGGGCTGCAGGTGTGGCCGTGGAGCTGCATTTGCGCCGTGGCCAGATTCATAATTATGTTGCGTTACCTACACCGGAAGGGAAGGAGGCCATGGCGCTGATCATGAAGGCCGTTAGTAATAAAGGTTAA
- a CDS encoding efflux transporter outer membrane subunit yields the protein MIGLNIKYIIAGLGITAVMASCAVTKPYSRQPLDMPAQYNTSVALTSDTVQLPWRAFFKDPVLISLIEQALEKNTDINVAIKSMEQLDLARKMAKQALLPTVNATAGANRTWQSSNSLNGSLTEQFAGTKYIDDFSATLAVSWEVDIWQKAKLQREQARAEYLGQKENLVALKTRIIAQVAQAYYNLISLDGQLRIAKENVGLNESTLQMMRLQYNSGQINSLAIEQAEAQKKTAELLIPQALQNIAVQENALRILCGTYPGSIARAAALQEVQPGITFAGGVPAQLLSRRPDLKAAEYAVIAQNAKTGLAKTAMYPTFSLTAQGGLNSFKVNSWFDLPGSITKNLAANIAQPVFQKRALKTAYQTALLEQDKMALQFKQAVLVAVGEVSDALASYQGATERLALVKQKTASLDKATHDATLLYQSGMATYLEVITAQNSKLQNDLEQISIELQQLNSTVDIYRALGGGTEEQ from the coding sequence ATGATTGGCTTGAATATAAAATATATCATCGCCGGCCTGGGAATAACCGCTGTCATGGCTTCCTGTGCCGTCACAAAACCATACTCCCGGCAGCCACTGGACATGCCGGCACAGTATAACACCAGTGTCGCGCTTACCAGCGATACGGTACAGCTGCCATGGCGCGCATTTTTTAAGGATCCGGTGCTGATTTCGCTGATAGAGCAGGCATTGGAGAAAAACACGGATATCAACGTGGCCATCAAGAGTATGGAGCAGCTGGACCTGGCCAGAAAGATGGCTAAACAGGCGCTGTTACCCACTGTCAATGCTACGGCTGGCGCCAACCGTACCTGGCAGTCTTCCAACAGCTTAAACGGCTCTCTGACAGAGCAGTTTGCAGGCACCAAATACATTGATGACTTCAGTGCAACGCTGGCCGTTTCCTGGGAAGTGGATATCTGGCAGAAAGCTAAGCTGCAACGGGAACAGGCACGTGCAGAATACCTGGGGCAGAAAGAAAACCTGGTAGCCCTGAAAACACGTATCATAGCGCAGGTAGCCCAGGCTTACTATAACCTGATTAGTCTGGATGGCCAGCTACGCATAGCAAAAGAAAATGTTGGCCTGAACGAAAGCACCTTACAGATGATGCGGCTGCAATATAATTCCGGGCAGATAAATTCACTGGCAATAGAACAGGCGGAGGCACAGAAAAAAACAGCTGAATTACTGATACCACAAGCCTTACAGAACATCGCTGTACAGGAAAATGCCCTGCGTATTTTATGTGGCACCTATCCTGGAAGTATTGCCAGGGCTGCAGCTTTGCAGGAAGTACAGCCGGGGATCACCTTTGCTGGCGGTGTGCCGGCACAGTTGTTAAGTCGCCGCCCCGACCTGAAAGCGGCCGAATATGCAGTGATAGCACAGAACGCTAAAACAGGGCTGGCTAAAACGGCTATGTATCCCACATTCAGCCTGACAGCGCAGGGCGGACTGAACTCTTTTAAGGTAAACTCCTGGTTTGATTTGCCGGGTTCCATTACTAAAAACCTGGCTGCAAATATTGCCCAGCCGGTATTCCAGAAGCGTGCCCTCAAAACGGCGTATCAAACTGCCCTGTTGGAACAGGATAAAATGGCGCTGCAATTTAAGCAGGCAGTACTGGTGGCGGTAGGAGAGGTCTCTGATGCGCTGGCCAGTTACCAGGGCGCCACCGAACGCCTGGCGCTGGTGAAGCAGAAAACGGCCTCCCTGGATAAGGCTACCCATGATGCAACATTGCTCTATCAGAGTGGTATGGCTACGTACCTGGAAGTGATCACCGCACAGAATTCCAAATTGCAGAATGATCTCGAACAGATAAGCATCGAATTACAACAACTTAATAGCACGGTCGATATCTATAGAGCGTTAGGAGGAGGGACAGAAGAACAGTAG
- a CDS encoding immunity 49 family protein, whose protein sequence is MNLDNLSASYDVFLKSINLSLEFLETPGSNKVGCLLSLSGKAINLAIYEMYVRKDFSGARCQFYTAALENAYLHNNFEKGKYASSYIYDNHRTFCYPVLSDNSKLVRYYTKYKDTFEKTFAGDFGTAIQAVITADDELLAAVITRLEKHVSGKTWEKQLAGCVPAFKGLQTNNYVQLEEGIQELLKKHPKQEHTPAASTLFSLEATTLAKLGVLKGMDVKIDNPLIPAEMLITQETTGCEVFDFLQDLHQTL, encoded by the coding sequence ATGAACCTTGACAACTTGTCTGCCAGCTATGATGTTTTTTTAAAGAGTATTAACCTTTCCCTGGAATTTCTGGAAACACCTGGTAGTAATAAAGTAGGGTGTCTGCTTTCATTATCAGGTAAAGCAATTAACCTGGCGATTTATGAAATGTATGTAAGAAAGGATTTTTCAGGCGCCAGATGCCAGTTTTATACCGCTGCTCTGGAGAATGCTTACCTGCATAATAATTTTGAAAAAGGAAAGTATGCCAGCAGCTACATTTATGATAACCACCGTACCTTCTGTTACCCTGTACTAAGTGATAATAGTAAGCTGGTCCGGTATTATACAAAGTATAAAGATACTTTCGAAAAAACATTTGCAGGAGATTTTGGTACAGCAATTCAGGCAGTGATAACAGCAGATGATGAGTTGTTGGCCGCAGTCATTACCAGGCTGGAAAAGCACGTATCCGGAAAGACATGGGAAAAGCAATTAGCAGGTTGTGTGCCGGCATTTAAAGGTTTGCAGACAAACAACTATGTACAACTGGAAGAGGGCATACAGGAGCTGTTAAAGAAACACCCCAAACAGGAACATACGCCTGCAGCAAGTACGCTTTTTAGTTTGGAGGCTACTACCCTTGCTAAACTGGGCGTATTAAAAGGCATGGACGTAAAAATAGACAACCCGCTAATTCCTGCTGAAATGCTAATCACACAAGAAACGACGGGATGTGAAGTGTTTGATTTTCTGCAAGACCTGCATCAAACATTATAG
- a CDS encoding ATP/GTP-binding protein — protein sequence MLIEFKFRNYLSFKDEVSFLMTPVKSFKELEDDNIIKTSKGFDLIKVAAVYGVNGSGKSNFITAYYSFTRVIFNSFRDSLDQDNQRKVYLRHFLLNTASERENTMFEVSFLKGQYIYRYGYELHGNTIKKEWLYRKQDREILLFKRDNQQYQINHESFEEGEKFHTEVNKNVLLLSHLAQYNQPVSQEVLEWFQSTATIDGIDQNPYTKLTANMLKEDNGFRKWATVALKYLEIANIEAGEKDGEIITYHRRYDANNLIVGSLPFSPNMESDGTRKLIHILGPVYLTLRIGGILFIDEFDCKLHPNLTKKLLELFHKYNKRNAQFIFSAQDTNLLDKDLLRRDQIWFTNKDQFGVSTLYPLSDFSTKAVRNTSDFAKKYLDNTFGAADTIEITDKLTDLLYGE from the coding sequence ATGCTTATAGAATTTAAGTTCAGAAATTACCTTTCATTCAAGGATGAAGTAAGTTTTTTGATGACGCCGGTTAAGTCATTTAAGGAACTGGAAGATGATAATATTATTAAAACCAGCAAAGGTTTTGATTTGATAAAGGTTGCTGCTGTATATGGTGTCAATGGTAGTGGAAAGAGTAATTTCATTACTGCATATTATTCCTTTACAAGGGTTATTTTCAATTCATTTCGTGATTCACTTGATCAGGATAATCAACGCAAAGTTTATCTGCGGCATTTCCTGCTCAATACAGCTTCTGAAAGGGAAAACACCATGTTTGAAGTATCGTTCCTAAAAGGACAATACATCTACCGATATGGATATGAGCTGCATGGAAATACTATTAAAAAAGAATGGCTTTACCGAAAACAGGATAGGGAAATTTTGCTTTTCAAACGGGATAACCAGCAATACCAGATCAACCACGAATCATTTGAAGAAGGAGAAAAATTCCATACAGAAGTTAATAAAAATGTGCTGTTATTAAGCCATCTTGCACAATACAATCAGCCTGTCAGTCAGGAAGTACTGGAATGGTTTCAAAGTACTGCCACAATTGATGGCATCGACCAGAACCCATATACGAAATTAACTGCCAACATGTTGAAAGAGGACAATGGTTTTAGGAAATGGGCAACAGTCGCACTCAAGTATCTTGAAATAGCCAACATAGAAGCTGGTGAAAAAGACGGTGAAATTATTACCTATCATAGAAGATATGACGCGAACAACCTGATCGTAGGGTCGCTTCCATTCAGTCCCAATATGGAATCTGACGGAACCAGGAAGTTAATACATATTCTAGGTCCGGTTTATTTAACATTACGTATCGGGGGCATTCTTTTCATTGATGAATTTGACTGTAAGCTGCATCCAAACTTAACAAAAAAGCTTCTCGAATTATTTCATAAATACAACAAACGGAATGCGCAATTTATTTTTTCTGCGCAGGATACAAATTTATTAGACAAAGATTTGCTGAGGAGAGATCAGATATGGTTTACCAATAAAGACCAATTTGGTGTATCAACACTTTATCCCTTATCGGATTTTAGTACCAAGGCTGTACGCAATACCTCAGACTTTGCTAAAAAGTACCTTGACAATACCTTTGGCGCTGCTGATACGATCGAAATCACAGACAAATTAACTGATTTATTGTATGGCGAGTAA
- a CDS encoding efflux RND transporter permease subunit has translation MLRKIIDRPVLATVISVIIVILGLLGLSRLAVTRFPDIAPPTVMVSGSYPGGNSEAVIRSVVTPLEEQINGVEDMEYMKSTASNDGSFSISIIFKQGVNPDQAAVNVQNRVQQATAVLPEEVIRMGLTTSKQQNSMIMLFNLYTDDNSRYDETFLQNYANINLIPQVKRIKGVGQAQIFGIKDYSMRIWLDPQKMAAHGLVPTDVSNAIRDQSLEAAPGKLGEESDAALEYVIRYRGKKNLPEDYENIVIKTNGNNIIRLKDVARVEFGSISYSGDNLSNGNHAVSIAIMQTTGSNANEIEIGINKEIARLAKSFPPGIKYSKVISSKDRLDEATSQVKHTLVEAFILVFIVVFLFLQDLRSTIIPAIAVPVAIVGTFFVLLLLGFTINVLTLFALVLAIGIVVDDAIVVVEAVHSKMEGTHLTGKEATRRAMSEITGAVISITLVMSAVFIPIGFMSGSAGLFYKQFAYTLAAAIIISAVNALTLTPALCALFLKNTHSNTTNKKDSSFGKRFSTAFNAGFENMTGKYVKGVRFLAKRKWLSAALITIMIAIAGTLMATTSKSFVPMEDDGVIIYSLTMPPGTGLTKTTEVAGKINTLIKKHAAVQENTSITGFNLLSNSAGSSYGMGFIKLKPRKERGAIKDIDKILAAISADLGTIREGTVMAFRMPPVDGYGMTNDAEIVLQDRMGRSPKVLKAKADEVIGQLMQTPGVAFAYTMFRADFPQLELEVDEDKAKQLGVGVSDILNTMQYYFAGDQSQNFSRFGKFYRVKIQADGVFRMDEQALSNIYVKNSTGEMVPVTTLVKFNKVYGPESVSRYNLYNSLNINVTPAPGVSNGQLMDIIEPVLKQLPSDYSYEWTGLSLEEKASGGQTIAIFSLCLLFVYLLLAAQYESYLLPLAVILSIPAGVIGAFGGVLAIGLDNNIYVQVGLIMLIGLLAKNAILIVEFAVQRRRAGLSILEAAVAGARSRLRPIIMTSLAFIVGMIPLMLSSGGMASGNKSISVSAAIGMLSGVVIGVFLIPVLYMFFQYLQDKVSGVKRIAHH, from the coding sequence ATGTTAAGAAAGATAATAGACAGACCTGTGCTTGCCACTGTTATCTCCGTCATCATCGTGATTCTGGGACTACTGGGGTTGAGCAGACTGGCGGTTACCAGGTTCCCGGATATTGCGCCGCCAACGGTGATGGTATCTGGTTCCTATCCCGGTGGTAACAGTGAAGCAGTGATCCGATCTGTCGTAACACCGCTGGAAGAACAGATCAATGGGGTGGAAGACATGGAATATATGAAGTCTACCGCCAGCAATGACGGCTCATTTTCTATCTCTATAATATTTAAACAAGGTGTAAATCCTGATCAGGCGGCCGTAAACGTGCAGAACAGGGTACAGCAGGCAACCGCTGTATTGCCGGAAGAAGTGATCCGTATGGGACTCACTACTTCCAAACAACAGAATAGTATGATCATGCTGTTTAACCTGTATACAGACGATAACAGCCGCTATGATGAAACCTTCCTGCAGAACTATGCCAATATCAACCTGATACCACAGGTTAAAAGAATCAAGGGCGTTGGCCAGGCACAGATTTTTGGTATCAAAGACTATTCGATGAGGATATGGCTGGACCCCCAGAAAATGGCGGCGCATGGCCTTGTTCCGACAGATGTATCCAACGCCATCCGCGACCAGAGCCTGGAAGCTGCTCCAGGTAAACTGGGAGAGGAGTCTGACGCGGCACTGGAATATGTCATCCGCTACCGCGGTAAGAAAAATCTGCCGGAAGACTATGAGAACATCGTCATAAAAACAAACGGAAATAATATCATACGCCTGAAAGATGTTGCCCGCGTAGAGTTTGGTTCGATTTCCTATAGCGGAGATAACCTTTCCAATGGTAATCATGCGGTGTCTATCGCCATTATGCAGACAACAGGCTCCAATGCGAATGAAATTGAAATAGGTATCAATAAAGAGATTGCCCGGTTAGCTAAATCATTTCCTCCGGGAATTAAATATTCTAAAGTAATTAGTTCCAAAGACAGGCTGGATGAAGCTACTTCTCAGGTGAAACATACGCTGGTAGAAGCTTTTATACTGGTGTTTATTGTGGTGTTCCTGTTCCTGCAGGATCTTCGCTCTACCATCATTCCGGCAATAGCCGTGCCGGTAGCCATTGTAGGTACTTTCTTCGTGTTGCTGCTGTTAGGGTTTACCATCAACGTGCTCACCCTTTTCGCACTGGTATTGGCCATTGGTATCGTGGTAGATGATGCGATTGTAGTGGTAGAGGCAGTGCATAGTAAAATGGAAGGTACGCACCTTACAGGGAAAGAGGCCACCCGGCGGGCGATGAGTGAAATTACAGGAGCGGTAATATCTATCACGTTGGTGATGTCTGCCGTGTTTATCCCGATTGGTTTTATGTCGGGATCGGCTGGCCTGTTCTATAAACAGTTCGCCTATACACTGGCTGCCGCTATCATCATCTCCGCAGTAAACGCGCTGACACTGACACCGGCCCTCTGTGCACTGTTCCTGAAAAATACCCATTCCAATACTACCAATAAAAAAGACAGCAGTTTCGGTAAAAGGTTCAGTACTGCCTTTAATGCTGGCTTTGAAAATATGACCGGCAAATATGTAAAAGGCGTCAGGTTTCTGGCAAAAAGAAAGTGGTTGTCTGCCGCACTGATCACCATTATGATAGCGATTGCTGGTACGCTGATGGCCACTACTTCCAAAAGTTTTGTACCCATGGAAGATGATGGCGTGATCATTTATTCCCTGACAATGCCGCCAGGAACCGGTCTGACGAAAACGACCGAAGTGGCTGGTAAGATCAATACGTTGATAAAGAAACATGCTGCGGTACAGGAAAATACTTCCATCACAGGCTTTAACCTGTTGTCCAACAGTGCCGGATCTTCCTATGGTATGGGCTTTATCAAACTGAAACCACGTAAGGAACGTGGTGCAATAAAAGATATTGATAAGATACTGGCCGCCATCAGCGCTGATCTGGGAACGATCAGGGAAGGTACGGTCATGGCTTTCCGTATGCCGCCTGTTGATGGTTACGGTATGACCAACGATGCCGAAATAGTGCTCCAGGACCGTATGGGTCGCAGCCCTAAAGTACTGAAAGCAAAAGCAGATGAAGTGATCGGACAACTCATGCAAACGCCAGGTGTAGCCTTTGCGTATACCATGTTCCGGGCCGACTTTCCACAGCTGGAGCTGGAAGTAGATGAAGATAAGGCTAAACAACTCGGTGTAGGCGTGTCCGATATATTAAACACCATGCAATATTATTTTGCCGGTGACCAGTCACAGAATTTTTCCAGGTTTGGTAAGTTTTATAGGGTGAAGATTCAGGCAGATGGCGTGTTTAGAATGGATGAACAGGCATTAAGCAATATCTATGTAAAAAATAGTACCGGAGAAATGGTGCCGGTAACTACACTGGTGAAATTTAATAAAGTGTATGGACCGGAGTCGGTGAGCCGCTACAATCTCTATAACTCCCTGAACATAAACGTAACGCCTGCTCCAGGTGTTAGCAATGGTCAGCTGATGGATATCATCGAGCCTGTATTAAAGCAGCTGCCGTCGGACTATAGCTATGAATGGACAGGGCTTAGCCTGGAGGAAAAAGCCTCCGGCGGGCAAACGATCGCGATCTTCAGCTTATGCTTGTTGTTCGTATACCTGCTGCTGGCAGCACAATATGAAAGTTACCTGTTGCCGCTGGCCGTGATATTGTCAATACCTGCGGGTGTGATTGGTGCTTTTGGAGGTGTGCTGGCAATAGGCCTGGATAATAATATCTACGTTCAGGTAGGCCTGATCATGCTGATCGGATTACTGGCAAAAAATGCTATCCTGATTGTAGAGTTTGCGGTACAACGCAGGCGCGCAGGACTGAGTATACTGGAAGCCGCAGTAGCTGGCGCCAGATCAAGGTTGCGGCCTATTATCATGACATCGCTGGCATTCATCGTTGGTATGATACCGTTAATGCTTTCTTCCGGTGGCATGGCATCAGGAAATAAATCTATCAGTGTAAGTGCTGCCATCGGTATGCTCAGTGGTGTTGTCATTGGTGTGTTTCTGATCCCTGTACTGTATATGTTCTTCCAGTATTTGCAGGACAAAGTATCAGGTGTTAAAAGAATTGCTCACCATTAA
- a CDS encoding sensor histidine kinase translates to MVATNDTFINNRWKRIVIVVSSFFLMYLIAYVLDPYSDYLPKFFQQPLKDILLNIFTTLVFCVGISELSIVISNSLNKRIPWVENPGKRFLAEASLILLVVFILHFLITTFYIYVVDGADGANEWATMSIEEARGLMQWMVTSVIIAFVIVAVNTVNYLIVNWRNETLRAAQLKQIATEAELQSLKLQLDPHFVFNNLSVLSELILENQQLGYEYSENFAKIYRYLLVNSKKNIITLAEEMKFLKAYVFLLEQRLGQGVSFDINIDSNCYNLQLPPLTLQLLVENALKHNKTTKSDPLKIIIKNNELKELIVENTINPLESTAPGSGIGLNNINRRYTLLDAPLPEIYQDDSVFRVTVPLLN, encoded by the coding sequence ATGGTCGCTACTAATGATACATTCATCAATAACCGGTGGAAACGAATAGTAATAGTCGTATCCTCGTTTTTTCTCATGTATCTGATCGCCTATGTTCTTGATCCGTACTCAGATTATCTTCCCAAATTCTTCCAGCAACCATTAAAAGATATACTCCTCAATATCTTTACCACGCTTGTGTTTTGTGTTGGTATCAGTGAATTGAGTATCGTTATCAGTAACAGCTTAAATAAGCGGATACCGTGGGTAGAAAATCCTGGTAAAAGATTTCTGGCAGAAGCAAGCCTGATACTCCTGGTAGTATTTATCCTGCACTTCCTGATAACTACGTTTTATATCTATGTGGTAGATGGCGCTGACGGTGCCAACGAATGGGCCACCATGTCTATTGAAGAGGCCAGGGGGCTGATGCAGTGGATGGTCACCAGTGTGATCATTGCCTTCGTAATTGTAGCCGTCAATACGGTCAATTATCTTATTGTCAACTGGCGTAATGAAACTCTGAGAGCCGCTCAGCTAAAACAGATCGCTACGGAAGCAGAGCTCCAATCACTTAAACTGCAGCTGGACCCACATTTTGTTTTTAATAACCTGAGTGTACTCTCCGAATTGATTCTAGAAAATCAGCAGCTTGGCTATGAATATTCTGAGAACTTCGCCAAAATATATCGTTACCTCCTGGTGAATTCTAAAAAGAATATTATCACCCTGGCAGAAGAAATGAAGTTTCTGAAAGCATATGTATTTCTGCTGGAACAGCGCCTCGGACAAGGCGTATCCTTCGATATCAATATCGACAGCAATTGCTATAATCTGCAGCTACCACCACTTACATTACAGCTGCTGGTAGAAAATGCATTAAAACATAATAAAACAACTAAAAGCGATCCTTTAAAGATTATTATAAAGAATAACGAATTAAAGGAACTAATCGTGGAAAATACCATTAATCCACTGGAAAGCACCGCTCCTGGCTCCGGGATAGGACTCAATAATATCAACCGCCGGTACACATTACTGGATGCTCCACTACCCGAAATTTACCAGGATGACAGCGTTTTTCGTGTAACGGTACCATTATTAAATTAG
- a CDS encoding efflux RND transporter periplasmic adaptor subunit — MYRKYLPSLLVVMGAIGVSSCGHSNAASTAEMPAMKTSFILLKQGNADTHKNYPGLMEGVVNVTVKPQVTGYLESVLVKEGDYVQKGQVLFKIKPEVYTEQVNSSNATLKAALAAEANARLEVEKLKPLVAGKVITEIQLQTAQANLNAASAQVEQAKAALGSSKINADFTLVKAPVNGYIGRIPNRLGNLVSPGDQVALTTLSDISTVFVYFSISEADFISYKKSGVIGDGKTNNISLILADGSAYDHAGTLETASGNIDQTTGSISMKGIFPNPDKLLRAGGAAKVVINSTLNNVIQLPIASVKDIQDKLFVFRLAANNRVSMIPITIQGSTPHTYFVKDGLQPGDKVAINRLDMLQDSMQVMPEINTGDSVHLSK; from the coding sequence ATGTACAGGAAATATCTTCCTTCGCTGCTGGTGGTAATGGGTGCAATAGGGGTGTCCTCCTGTGGACACAGCAATGCGGCGTCCACAGCCGAAATGCCTGCAATGAAAACCTCCTTTATCCTTTTGAAACAAGGGAATGCTGATACACATAAAAATTACCCGGGCTTAATGGAGGGCGTCGTTAATGTAACGGTAAAGCCACAGGTAACCGGGTACCTGGAATCGGTATTGGTAAAGGAAGGAGATTATGTGCAGAAAGGCCAGGTTCTCTTTAAAATAAAACCGGAAGTATATACAGAACAGGTAAACAGCAGCAATGCTACCCTCAAAGCGGCACTCGCTGCAGAAGCCAATGCCCGCCTGGAAGTAGAAAAACTGAAACCGCTGGTGGCCGGAAAGGTAATCACGGAAATTCAGCTGCAAACGGCACAGGCAAATCTAAATGCTGCCAGCGCCCAGGTAGAACAGGCAAAAGCTGCATTAGGGTCTTCAAAAATTAATGCTGACTTCACCCTGGTGAAAGCACCGGTGAATGGTTATATAGGTCGCATCCCCAACAGGCTCGGTAACCTCGTGTCGCCAGGTGATCAGGTGGCTTTAACAACATTGTCGGATATCAGTACAGTGTTTGTCTATTTCTCTATCAGCGAAGCTGATTTTATCTCCTACAAAAAATCAGGTGTAATCGGCGATGGTAAAACGAATAACATCTCCCTGATACTGGCAGACGGATCTGCATATGATCATGCGGGTACACTTGAAACAGCCAGTGGTAATATCGATCAGACTACCGGCAGTATCTCCATGAAGGGGATATTTCCCAACCCGGATAAACTGCTGCGTGCCGGTGGTGCTGCAAAAGTAGTCATCAACAGTACCCTGAACAATGTAATCCAACTGCCGATTGCCAGCGTAAAGGATATCCAGGATAAACTTTTTGTTTTCCGCCTCGCCGCTAACAACAGGGTGTCTATGATCCCCATTACCATACAGGGTAGCACCCCACATACCTATTTCGTGAAGGATGGCCTGCAACCCGGCGATAAAGTAGCCATCAACCGCCTGGATATGCTGCAGGACAGCATGCAGGTAATGCCGGAAATTAATACCGGTGATTCGGTTCATCTCAGTAAATAA
- a CDS encoding LytTR family DNA-binding domain-containing protein, which translates to MNIVIIEDERPNAERLKRLIAELRPNAVIKAVLESVAETLQWLQQHPQPDLILMDIKLGDGVSFEIFEKTNISAPVIFTTAYDEYAIQAFKQNSIDYLLKPVEKEELSAALEKFDRILPAASTLSLEKLLQDIKPKNYRSRFLIPYRDGFKTILADSTLYFCSEQKVTKARLLNGDEETVPLTLDELELQLDPKTFFRANRQYIINIEAVDIIHNYFNNKLKVQLKRFQDVEIIVSRDKAPLLKAWLGY; encoded by the coding sequence ATGAATATTGTAATTATTGAAGATGAAAGACCAAATGCAGAAAGGCTGAAACGCCTCATCGCTGAACTGCGCCCAAACGCTGTCATCAAAGCGGTGCTGGAAAGTGTAGCCGAAACCCTGCAATGGCTGCAACAACATCCGCAACCGGATCTGATCCTGATGGATATCAAGCTGGGAGACGGTGTCAGCTTCGAGATCTTCGAAAAAACAAATATCTCCGCACCGGTCATCTTCACAACAGCATATGATGAATACGCCATCCAGGCGTTTAAACAAAATAGTATTGACTACCTGCTCAAGCCGGTAGAAAAAGAGGAACTCAGCGCTGCCCTCGAAAAATTCGACCGCATATTACCCGCTGCCAGCACGCTTTCACTGGAGAAATTATTACAGGATATTAAACCGAAAAACTACCGTAGCCGATTTCTGATTCCCTACAGAGACGGGTTTAAGACCATCCTCGCAGATAGTACCCTGTATTTCTGTTCCGAACAGAAAGTGACCAAAGCCCGGCTCCTCAATGGTGATGAGGAAACAGTGCCGCTGACACTGGATGAACTGGAATTACAGCTGGACCCCAAGACTTTCTTTCGCGCCAACAGGCAATATATTATCAATATTGAAGCGGTGGATATAATACATAATTATTTCAATAATAAACTGAAAGTGCAGTTAAAGAGATTTCAGGATGTAGAGATCATTGTGAGCAGAGATAAAGCCCCGCTGCTGAAAGCCTGGTTAGGGTATTAA